From a single Spongiibacter taiwanensis genomic region:
- a CDS encoding DNA gyrase inhibitor YacG — translation MTDQNNPAARVYACPGCKTSIVWDSANPAKPFCSEKCKNQDFIAWANEDHAIPGSPVYEDILSSDLENH, via the coding sequence ATGACTGACCAGAACAACCCTGCCGCCAGGGTCTATGCCTGCCCAGGCTGCAAAACCAGCATTGTCTGGGACAGCGCCAACCCGGCAAAACCCTTCTGCTCGGAAAAGTGCAAGAATCAGGATTTTATTGCCTGGGCAAACGAAGACCACGCCATTCCTGGCAGCCCGGTCTATGAAGACATCCTTTCCAGTGATCTGGAAAATCACTAG
- the mutT gene encoding 8-oxo-dGTP diphosphatase MutT — protein sequence MPSTAAKTIEVAVGVLRRPGGDILIAKRAASAHQGGLWEFPGGKREDGEDILTALVREFDEELGVEIDHQACRSMMKIHHDYGDKAVCLNVWWIEGCKGEPEGREGQPLRWVTPAALASYAFPEANRAIVDGILQAAVSDSGTAS from the coding sequence ATGCCGAGTACCGCAGCTAAAACTATTGAAGTAGCCGTTGGGGTGCTGCGCCGCCCCGGCGGCGATATCCTGATCGCCAAGCGGGCTGCATCAGCCCATCAAGGTGGGCTGTGGGAATTCCCGGGTGGCAAGCGAGAAGATGGCGAAGACATCCTCACCGCGCTCGTGCGGGAGTTTGATGAAGAGCTGGGGGTTGAAATTGATCACCAGGCCTGTCGCAGCATGATGAAAATCCACCACGATTATGGCGACAAGGCGGTCTGTCTGAATGTGTGGTGGATAGAGGGTTGCAAAGGCGAGCCCGAGGGCCGCGAAGGGCAGCCGCTGCGCTGGGTGACACCAGCGGCCTTAGCGAGCTACGCCTTTCCTGAGGCCAATCGCGCCATTGTCGATGGGATTTTGCAGGCGGCAGTTAGCGATTCCGGAACGGCTTCCTAG
- the argJ gene encoding bifunctional glutamate N-acetyltransferase/amino-acid acetyltransferase ArgJ, with the protein MAVGSGDLGTLHPVKGVRIGIGSAGIKKPGRKDTVVFELAEGSRVAGTFTTNAFCAAPVTLAKRHLAQGQPRYLLVNTGNANAGTGDIGMQDAESSCAALASLTGVAPQAVLPFSTGVIGEKLPVEKLTAAMPQALADLDANHWEAAASGIMTTDTRPKACSRQIVLDGRTITITGISKGAGMIKPNMATMLGYVATDAAIAPALLQTLVSDATEASFNRITVDGDTSTNDACVLVATGQAGLEDIDSAEHPHFPALAEAIREVFIHLAQAIVRDGEGATKFVSVVVDGAGTTEEALKVGYAVAESPLVKTALFASDPNWGRILAAIGRAGVSGLDVSQIDVHLGDVLIAERGGRAASYTEAAGAAVMKQEEIAITINLRRGDVRETIWTTDFSYDYVKINAEYRS; encoded by the coding sequence ATGGCAGTCGGTTCTGGGGATTTGGGAACGTTGCACCCGGTTAAGGGTGTGCGAATTGGTATCGGCAGTGCGGGCATCAAAAAGCCCGGTCGCAAAGATACCGTGGTTTTTGAGCTGGCCGAGGGCAGCCGGGTCGCCGGTACCTTTACGACCAATGCCTTCTGCGCTGCACCGGTGACGCTGGCCAAGCGACATTTGGCGCAGGGGCAGCCTCGGTACTTGCTGGTCAATACCGGCAACGCCAATGCGGGTACGGGCGACATCGGCATGCAGGACGCCGAAAGCAGCTGTGCTGCACTGGCGTCGTTGACCGGCGTTGCGCCTCAGGCCGTGTTGCCCTTTTCTACCGGTGTTATTGGTGAAAAGCTGCCGGTAGAGAAGCTCACTGCGGCCATGCCCCAGGCGCTGGCGGATCTCGACGCGAATCATTGGGAAGCGGCGGCGAGCGGTATTATGACTACCGATACCCGTCCCAAAGCCTGCTCCCGGCAAATCGTACTGGATGGCCGGACGATCACCATTACCGGTATCTCCAAAGGTGCGGGCATGATCAAACCCAATATGGCGACCATGCTGGGTTATGTCGCAACCGACGCGGCCATTGCCCCGGCGTTGTTGCAAACCCTGGTTAGCGACGCGACCGAAGCCTCTTTTAACCGCATTACCGTGGACGGCGACACCTCCACTAACGATGCCTGTGTGCTGGTGGCCACTGGTCAAGCCGGGCTCGAAGATATTGACTCAGCAGAGCATCCCCATTTTCCCGCGCTGGCTGAAGCGATCCGGGAGGTATTCATTCATCTCGCCCAGGCGATCGTGCGCGACGGTGAAGGTGCGACCAAGTTTGTCAGTGTGGTGGTTGATGGCGCTGGAACGACGGAAGAAGCGCTGAAAGTCGGCTATGCGGTTGCTGAGTCGCCCCTGGTCAAAACGGCCCTGTTTGCCAGCGATCCAAATTGGGGGCGCATTTTGGCGGCCATCGGGCGGGCGGGAGTTAGCGGCCTTGATGTGAGCCAGATTGATGTTCATCTGGGTGATGTCTTAATCGCCGAAAGGGGTGGTCGGGCAGCTTCCTACACCGAAGCGGCCGGCGCGGCAGTGATGAAGCAGGAAGAAATCGCGATCACAATTAATCTGCGGCGCGGCGATGTGCGAGAAACCATCTGGACCACCGATTTTTCCTACGACTACGTCAAAATTAATGCCGAGTACCGCAGCTAA